One segment of Bacteroides caecimuris DNA contains the following:
- the truA gene encoding tRNA pseudouridine(38-40) synthase TruA, producing MQRYFIYLAYDGANYHGWQIQPNGISVQECLMKALSTFLRREIEIIGAGRTDAGVHASLMVAHFDFDELLDEISVADKLNRLLPPDISIYRVCRVRPDAHARFDATARTYKYYVTTSKYPFNRQYRWRVYNQLDYALMNEAARTLFEYTDFTSFSKLHTDVKTNICHITHAEWTQEDDATWVFTIRADRFLRNMVRAIVGTLIEVGRGKLTIEGFRKVIEQQDRGKAGTSAPGNALFLVNVEYPESIFESSK from the coding sequence CGGGGCCAACTATCATGGTTGGCAAATTCAACCGAATGGGATTAGTGTGCAGGAATGCCTGATGAAAGCATTGTCTACCTTTCTGCGTCGCGAAATAGAAATAATAGGAGCGGGTCGTACGGACGCCGGAGTGCATGCTTCTCTGATGGTTGCTCATTTTGACTTCGATGAGCTGTTGGATGAAATATCAGTTGCCGACAAATTAAACCGTCTGTTGCCTCCCGATATTTCCATTTATCGTGTTTGCCGGGTCCGGCCGGATGCACATGCTCGCTTTGATGCGACTGCGCGAACTTACAAGTATTATGTAACGACATCAAAATATCCTTTTAACCGGCAATATCGTTGGCGGGTTTATAATCAGTTGGATTATGCGCTCATGAATGAAGCTGCACGTACCCTTTTCGAGTACACTGACTTTACGAGCTTCAGCAAACTTCATACGGATGTAAAAACCAATATATGCCATATCACTCATGCCGAATGGACGCAAGAAGATGATGCTACCTGGGTATTTACCATCCGTGCCGACCGTTTCCTGCGAAATATGGTGCGAGCCATTGTAGGTACGCTGATTGAAGTGGGACGGGGGAAACTTACTATCGAAGGGTTCCGTAAGGTCATTGAACAACAAGACCGTGGCAAAGCGGGTACTTCTGCACCAGGAAATGCTCTTTTCCTGGTAAATGTAGAATACCCCGAAAGTATATTTGAAAGTAGTAAATAG
- a CDS encoding DMT family transporter, producing MWLLLAFLSATLLGFYDVFKKKSLKDNAVLPVLFLNTFFSSLIFLPFILISVYKPDLLGGTIFNVPVVGWEQHKYIIIKSFIVLASWIFGYFGMKHLPLTIVGPINATRPVMVLVGAMLVFGERLNLYQWIGVMLAIVSFFMLSRSGKKEGIDFKHNKWIFFIVLAAITGAISGLYDKYLMKSLNPMLVQSWYNVYQVFIMCPILLLLWWPKRKSTTPFRWDWTIILISIFLSAADFVYFYALSYDDSMISIVSMVRRGSVVVSFTFGALIFREKNLKSKAIDLILVLIGMIFLYLGSKS from the coding sequence ATGTGGTTATTATTAGCATTTCTCTCGGCTACTTTGCTGGGCTTTTATGATGTATTCAAGAAGAAATCGTTGAAGGATAATGCGGTACTTCCCGTTTTGTTTCTAAATACATTTTTTTCCAGTCTCATCTTTCTGCCGTTTATCCTGATATCCGTATATAAACCGGACCTGTTGGGAGGAACGATATTTAATGTTCCCGTTGTTGGCTGGGAACAACATAAATATATCATCATCAAGTCGTTCATCGTACTGGCTTCGTGGATATTTGGATATTTCGGAATGAAACATCTGCCTTTAACCATAGTAGGACCTATCAACGCTACCCGTCCGGTGATGGTGCTCGTGGGGGCGATGCTGGTATTTGGCGAACGGTTGAATCTCTATCAATGGATCGGGGTAATGCTGGCTATTGTTTCTTTCTTTATGTTAAGTCGTTCGGGGAAGAAAGAAGGAATTGATTTTAAGCATAACAAATGGATATTCTTTATCGTGCTGGCTGCTATTACAGGTGCTATCAGCGGATTGTATGACAAGTATCTGATGAAGTCTCTGAATCCGATGTTGGTACAATCCTGGTATAATGTTTATCAGGTCTTTATTATGTGTCCGATCCTGTTATTGCTTTGGTGGCCTAAAAGAAAGTCTACCACCCCGTTTCGCTGGGACTGGACGATTATCCTGATTTCTATCTTTCTTTCGGCTGCCGATTTCGTTTACTTTTATGCATTGAGTTATGACGATTCTATGATTTCCATTGTTTCGATGGTCCGTCGGGGAAGTGTAGTAGTCTCTTTCACTTTCGGTGCGCTTATCTTCCGTGAAAAGAATTTAAAAAGCAAAGCGATTGATCTGATACTGGTGTTAATCGGAATGATATTCTTATATTTGGGGTCTAAAAGTTAA
- a CDS encoding DUF3256 family protein has product MKINKFVITIFFSAVGLFASNTLWAQEAKTLFVNMPDSLSPLLTKVNREDCIDFLESKMKAQVENRFGKKSEMTDLSKDYIRMQMSSQSTWQMKVLALNDSTNVICTVSTACAPACDSSIRFYADDWKPLTASLFITLPVMGDFLNTPDSAGVYEFDEARRSADMLLMKADFNKENTELTVTLTTPDYMSKEAAEKLKPFLRRPIVYHWKNGAFVKLKTED; this is encoded by the coding sequence ATGAAAATAAATAAATTTGTAATCACTATATTCTTTTCTGCTGTCGGGCTCTTTGCTTCGAACACTCTTTGGGCACAAGAAGCCAAAACGCTGTTTGTGAATATGCCGGATTCTCTAAGCCCGTTACTAACCAAAGTGAACCGGGAAGATTGTATTGACTTTCTGGAAAGTAAGATGAAAGCGCAAGTAGAGAATCGTTTTGGCAAGAAGTCGGAGATGACTGATCTAAGTAAAGATTATATCCGTATGCAGATGTCTTCTCAATCTACCTGGCAGATGAAAGTATTGGCTTTGAATGACTCTACGAACGTGATCTGTACAGTCTCTACAGCTTGTGCACCTGCCTGCGATAGCAGCATCCGTTTCTATGCAGATGACTGGAAACCGCTTACGGCATCTCTCTTTATTACCCTGCCTGTGATGGGCGACTTTCTGAATACACCGGATTCAGCAGGCGTTTATGAGTTTGACGAAGCACGCCGTTCGGCAGATATGCTATTGATGAAGGCCGATTTTAATAAGGAAAATACAGAATTGACTGTTACATTAACCACTCCTGACTATATGTCAAAGGAGGCGGCAGAGAAGCTGAAACCATTTCTCCGTCGTCCTATTGTCTATCATTGGAAGAATGGGGCATTTGTTAAATTGAAAACAGAGGATTAA